The sequence CATTCTAATTTGAGAGTACCAAATCATGGAGTGTTGATAGGCCCTTCCTTGACTAAAATTATCAAGTAATACAGGGTCAAAGCTGAACAACATGATCACCACGTAATTATGCCATGTAACTAGTTGGGATACAGCATTTCAAACCACAAGTGGAGATGGCTTTTTTGAATGCTCTTCCATGCAAAATACGGTTTTTGCTCAAAATGCAACCAATTTAAAACATTAATTGATTAAAGATACTCTACTAAAGGGTGCTGCACTAAGTCAGTGATTAAGAAAAGATTCCTGTTATAAATAAAACCTGCAAAAAATCTCCTAAAAGAGATagttcctccttttctttctcacaGGGTGGAATGACTGTTTTAAGATGATGCCAGTACGGCACAGTTATCCAGTTTCTGAAAGCAAAGTGTGCTTCTTGCTTCAGAACTGTTGTTCTActcaaatgcaaattttaaataAGTATATTATTTAAAGTAGGTAGAGCAATTGATCAATTGGCTAAGATTTGTTTAATCATGTTAGAGCCTTATACTCTAAGCCAGTGGTTTTCTAACCCTGGGTATCTTGAATGGtagtcaggggtgccacaggcaacactggcctctggcttctgatgccctctcgtgtctctgcctcccaaaggcttgcacagctgtttgttgcagcagccctggctacaagctcctcagGCAAACGGTGCCTCTGGAGCTgaccagggggtgcttcccaggcccctgtgaggcagtgtgaggaggcagctCTCTTTGAAGTgcggggggcagctcagagagcaGGGATGGCAATTGCGGCTGCCCAAAGAGAGGGGAGACAAGAGgcggctgagggaacactcctcAAGgaagggtgttcaaaaaggggtgaggggctgccggctctgcaggcaaggggtgacataactgggctcctgagcctgccaggggtcaagggagccgtggacccaaaaaggttgaaaagctctgctctaagcctatgcatgtctactcagaccttatgagttcagtggtgcttactcacAGGtcagcatgtataggattgcaacctaatttCCTGCTCATATCAAAGAATTATCCCAGGGAGAACGGTACACTAGGGAAGGTGGTAAGATTCTTCTTATTAATGTTTTATGGAAAGATGATATGGTAGAATTCTTGTGTTTAGTCCAAAGTATGTGTTAATGTAGGTGATAGACCTGAAGGGAGCTGGGTCTCCATGCAGGTCTCatcaccatttcccccccaaatatattttccttcaacTGCAGCCATGGTATTTCTTGTTTCTGGTTTAAGTTCATTCCAATAAAGGGAACtacataaaagaaaagaaaagaaattattatAATTGCTTATTTTATAATGTTGTTTTGTACCATTTCTTTATTTCACCTGATCAACCTggagtcttttcttctttctttatcccCCTCCTCAGGTACTTAttcaagcagcagctgcagcattgGAGGAAACATGACTATTCTAGCCAACAAAAATGAACTCACAAACATGGACATTACTGTGCTAAACATGCTGAACAGAAGGGACAGCAACACCAGCACCATCAGCTCAGCCTACATGAGCAGCCGCAGGTCGTCTGGGATTTCACCTTGCTTCTCTAGTCGGAGATCCAGTGACGCTTCCCAAGGCGAGGGGAGGCTCCAGAACATCAGTGTTACTGATTCCTACGACCCCATTTCAACTGATGCCTCTCGGCGATCGAGTGAAGGCAGCCAGTACGATGGCTTGCCAGGTCTTCTCAGCCTGACCCCCGCCCAGCAATACCGGCTGAAAGCAAAatatgcagcagctactggtggACCCCCACCAACACCACTCCCTAATATGGAGAGGATGAGCTTGAAAACAAAAATGGCACTGTTGGGTGACTGTAGGGAGTCTGGAATGTCACCACTGCCCCCAATGAATTCTCCCCGAAGATGTAGTGATGGTGGGACAAACAATTACAACAGGCGACACATACTGCCCCATGATGTGTTGGGGAACAGCACAAGGAGAGCCAGCGACCCTGTGAGACCAGTTTCCGATAACCTTTCCTTTCCCAGAGTCCAGCGTTTCAACAGTCTCAATAGCTTTAACCCTCCTGTTTTGCCTCCATCTATGGAAAGGCGTAACTTCATCCTTCAGAACTACACCCGTTCGGATGGTGGCTTGTTCCACAACTGTTCCCCTTGTCCTCCTAGTATCTCGGAGAACGTCGCCATGGAAGCTGCTACAATGGAAGCAGATGGCTGTCTGAATGATGAGGATCTCCTACCGGACGACGTGGTCCAATATTTGAATTCTCAGAATCAGGGTCCGCACAACCACCTGCCAAATGGTGGACTAGATCACAACAAAGTGCATCACAATTCAGCATTGGGGTACGGCAACAACTTTGACCAGTCTTCTCCACCAAACAACTCTGAAGCCAGTAAAAACGACCTGCCAATTCAGTGGAATGAAGTAAGCTCAGGAAGTTCTGATTTGTCTCCGTCAAAATTAAAATGTGGGCAACGGTCCCTGATCCAGCACACTCAAACCTTAGGCCTCTATAACAACATGGTCGTCCAACAGCAGCACCATGGGCTGGAGAGAAATGCTGTGTCCCAGCAAAATGGCTACCAGCATCTTCTAGACAACAACGGCTCCTGCAGTTTACAGCAGAATATGGTCATGAACAACAGTGACACCAGTCATTCTTACCACCTCCAGTCAAATAAGGCACAGCTGTATGGTGAAAGCATTGCCAGACAACCAGTGGGCAATACCTATGACATTGTGATTCAAGggcaaaagctgggaaataatttcATGACAAATAATGGAAACCAGCAGAATTTTGGCTGCACCGCAGTATCAGAGGAGCAGTCACCCAGTGTAATTAGCAGGATGCAGGGCAGAAATGTGGTTGCCCAGGAGTACCTTCATAATCAGTCAACAGATGATATCTACTGCCAAGAAGTCAATCATTCCCATAAAATGATGACAGAGCAAGTTTCAGCTCCCTCACAACCCGCCCTTTATCAAGGGCCACAAAGTTGTCCACTGTCTCACAATGCTGGGATCCAGCCATCAGGTTTGGTGATGGCAAAAGGGTACCAGCCCTGTGCCAACTACTGGGGTGGCAGGCGACAAAATACGTTAAGGAATAACTTGGTGCAGCCACAAGGACACTTAAGGGATGCCAACCAGCCACACAGGGTCAATGGCATCAAAGTAGAATCCCAAGGTCAGTCACAGCAATTCTGCTCTAATATGCAGAATTACTCTGGTCAGTTGTATGACCAAACCACAGGGTTTAGCCAGCAAGCTCTAAAAACaggtgctttccccctttcagaagCTAACTGCCTGCTTCAGGGGACGGGTGATGCTACTTCGTCAGAGCTTCTCTCCCCAGGCGCCAACCAGGTAACGAGCACCGTTGACAGCATTGACACCAGCAGCCTCGAAAGCGTGCAGATTGATTTTGATGCCATCATAGATGATGGTGACCATGCCAGCTTAATTTCAGGAGCCCTGAGTCCCAGCATCATTCAGAACCTCTCCCGCAATTCCTCCCGCCTCACCACTCCCCGAGCGTCTCTTACATTCCCAGCCATGCCCATGAGCACAAACAACATGGCCATTGGGGACATGAATTCCTTGCTGACCTCACTTGCAGAAGAAAGCAAGTTTCTTGCTGTTATGCAATAGACATACACAACTTAGGagatgaaagattttttttaaaaaagtaattcatTTTTTTAGTTGCTTTAAGTACTTTAGCAGTTTCATCTCACCTAAATGGGATGTGTTTCAAGTATATTCCTTTTATGGAATAAGGACTCTGAAAAACCCTAAAGTGTTCTAGGGAGAAACTGTCTTCCGTTTCAGTTCTGAATCAGTATTGTTACACCCACagtcccctttttatttttaatgttcatatgcttcttttttattttattgtttgtttatatatatttttgtaattgTAAGCCAATGTAAATGTGTGATGTGCATGCATCTTTGAGGAAGGTCTGATAAAATGGCATTGCCTCTTCCTGTAACTCAAAAGGAAATACAGTCCTATATGGTTGTTGCCACAGTTCCTATACAACCAGGTTCTAGTGTGTAGACGCAACATTACCAGGAGCACATATATATATTGAAGTTTGGGGTTCCATCCTCCTAGCACTGATCACGCAAACCCTGTCAAGAGGAATGTGTGAATGgtttaaagcaaataatttattcaaaaacaacaacaacaacaacaacccacgtGTAATGGTTTGAGTTGTCATTTCTATTCCTCTACCCCAGTGGTTTTCAAGTTTTCTGCGTTCAAGGACCTCTCCACATAATGGTTTGCCTGAGGCAAATCTTCTCAGTCATGTTCTAGACTGCACAGTCAGTTGATGCAGAGTGCTGGCTTGGCCTGCTGGGTCTCATCATGGCCCTACTTGAGCTGAGGAACCATCCAAGACCACAATGGCTATATACTGCAAGGTGATTCATTATCAGTGATAATGAACAAGTCTGTCATTACTGATGTTTTCACTGAAGAACCCATAGAAGTGCATCTAACAAATTTTAGGGTTCTCCAGAATGcagcttgaaaaccactgctttagactGAGGAGAGACAAAAtaccatataaataaataagtctgaAGCATATTCCAATAAAAATAAgttggttaaaaaagaaaataatgacaACATGACTGCCCATTTTTATGTCAAAAATTGGCTTCACTTTCCAAAACCTCAACTGCATAATGAGTAAGCCTCGCATTTTTTTGTTACAAAATGGGGAGTAACTTGAACATGTGCGTGTATGAAAACAATTCAATATCTATGCCAGTGCTATTATAAGTCTGCTTGTCTGGGACATAAATGTAAACACAAGTTGCACTTTTCAGCAAGGTTTAGTTCAAATTGTCGGCATTCACTTCAGTGCAATATGCATAGATCTAAGTGGTTTAAAAGCTCAAGTTGTAATATTCCAAATGTTTAGTTCTTGTTTACTATAATTCCATTTAACAATAACTGCCTTCCAGTAGTGCTGTAAATGTCCTGTATCAGTAGCTTGACGATAAGGCCAAAACTTCATTCATAGATAGGGGCAAGAATGCCACCAATTCCAACTACATATCCCTAAGCAAGAGCTGCCCCCATCagccttccactgcctcaccaCCCTAAGCCAGGTGCCGGAAACTTCAAGCACAAATGAGCCATACAGGTAGGCAGGTGTGATACAGAGAAAggcaagaacaaagcaaaacaacagaaCAAAATGAGAGGCGCTAGTCCTTGATAAGAAGGTTTAGTCCACAGACAGAACATCACATCATTTTGTGCATAATGTGTATTTTATCACACCCCCTCCCGGAAAAATAAGGGTTCCCTTTGGGATAGGGAATCTGTTAATAAGTTCAGTACAAGAATGTTTCACTCAGTAACAGCTATTCCGATAGCTCTTCCACCAATATCCATCAGTGGTGGTCTATCCCAAATGTAGAAGTTGCTATTCACACTACACTATTTTTTACATAATGTTTATAAAAATCTTCGTATCGTTCCTGTGCTGTTTGTGGAGATTGAGTTGGCCTACCATCTAGAGTTCAATTTACTTATCCCTGACCTGTTCATTTTTCACTGCCATCTTGGTTGCTTTTCTAGTCTTGttgcacaacacaacacaacagcaAGCACAATGACATCCATGCATTTTAATGAGCTCAAGTTAACTCTGTTGGattgttttagttacaggtaggtagctgtgttggtctgccgcagtcgggggggggggaatgccttccagtagcaccttagagaccaactaagtttgttattggtatgagctttcgtgtgcatgtatctgaagaagtgtgcatgcacacgaaagctcataccaataacaaacttagttggtctctgaaggtgctactggaaggaatttttttattctgttggatTGTGGCTCTTGTTTGTATTCCGTGTAGCAGCCCATTCTGTTTCTTAATGGTCCATTGTATAAGTGAGGAATTGGTTTGTGAAAAGCAGAAGTTACTCTAGAGATTTCTTTGCACCTCTGAGTTTTATCAGGACTTTATTTTTCCTGTTGCTCCAACGCTAGGGTGGTGGACTTCCAAAAGGCACATTTTCCTGAAACTAAA is a genomic window of Lacerta agilis isolate rLacAgi1 chromosome 12, rLacAgi1.pri, whole genome shotgun sequence containing:
- the GLI3 gene encoding transcriptional activator GLI3 isoform X3, which translates into the protein MQPQGGQGLSKISEEPSTSSEERASLIKKEIHGSIPHLPEPSVPYRGTVFAMDPRNGYMDPPYHPPHLFPAFHPPVPIDARHHEGRYHYEPSPIPPLHVPSALSGSPTYSELPFIRISPHRNPASASESPFSPPHPYINPYMDYIRSLHSSPSLSMISAARGLSPTDAPHAGVSPAEYYHQMALLAGQRSPYADILPSAATAGASALHMEYLHAMDSARFPSPRLPSRPSRKRTLSLSPLSDHSFDLQTMIRTSPNSLVTILNNSRSSSSASGSYGHLSASAISPALSFAYPPTPVSLQQMHQQILSRQQSLGSAFGHSPPLIHPAPTFPTQRPIPGIPSVLNPVQISSGPSESTQQSKPTSESAVSSTGDPMHNKRSKIKPDDDLPSPGAGSMQEPPEGMTLVKEEGDKDESKQEPEVVYETNCHWEGCSREFDTQEQLVHHINNDHIHGEKKEFVCRWLDCSREQKPFKAQYMLVVHMRRHTGEKPHKCTFEGCTKAYSRLENLKTHLRSHTGEKPYVCEHEGCNKAFSNASDRAKHQNRTHSNEKPYVCKIPGCTKRYTDPSSLRKHVKTVHGPEAHVTKKQRGDIHPRHPPPRDQGSHSQTRSPGHQTQGAIGEQKDLSNTTSKREECLQVKAVKSEKPMTSQPSPGGQSTCSSEQSPISTYSNNGTELNLTRRGSVGDLSVIDETPIMDSTISTATTALGLQTRRNMTETKWMEQVKLERLKQISGVLPRLNPIPHSKAPTLPPLIGNGTYSSSSCSIGGNMTILANKNELTNMDITVLNMLNRRDSNTSTISSAYMSSRRSSGISPCFSSRRSSDASQGEGRLQNISVTDSYDPISTDASRRSSEGSQYDGLPGLLSLTPAQQYRLKAKYAAATGGPPPTPLPNMERMSLKTKMALLGDCRESGMSPLPPMNSPRRCSDGGTNNYNRRHILPHDVLGNSTRRASDPVRPVSDNLSFPRVQRFNSLNSFNPPVLPPSMERRNFILQNYTRSDGGLFHNCSPCPPSISENVAMEAATMEADGCLNDEDLLPDDVVQYLNSQNQGPHNHLPNGGLDHNKVHHNSALGYGNNFDQSSPPNNSEASKNDLPIQWNEVSSGSSDLSPSKLKCGQRSLIQHTQTLGLYNNMVVQQQHHGLERNAVSQQNGYQHLLDNNGSCSLQQNMVMNNSDTSHSYHLQSNKAQLYGESIARQPVGNTYDIVIQGQKLGNNFMTNNGNQQNFGCTAVSEEQSPSVISRMQGRNVVAQEYLHNQSTDDIYCQEVNHSHKMMTEQVSAPSQPALYQGPQSCPLSHNAGIQPSGLVMAKGYQPCANYWGGRRQNTLRNNLVQPQGHLRDANQPHRVNGIKVESQGQSQQFCSNMQNYSGQLYDQTTGFSQQALKTGAFPLSEANCLLQGTGDATSSELLSPGANQVTSTVDSIDTSSLESVQIDFDAIIDDGDHASLISGALSPSIIQNLSRNSSRLTTPRASLTFPAMPMSTNNMAIGDMNSLLTSLAEESKFLAVMQ